A single region of the Thermococcus paralvinellae genome encodes:
- a CDS encoding ThiF family adenylyltransferase produces MRMEIFSRHFPIIGLEGQKKLMKSKVAVVGAGALGSWEVYFLKKVGVGEIIVVDRDFVDYNDLPRTIYDEEDVEKPKVEVLKEKFGVKGYFEDLNPSTVSLLDEADLIIDGTDNIYTRQVINDYCVKNGKPWIYVGVLSTYGNIMPIIPGKTACFRCLMPKLPSRPMPTCAVAGIMSYVPPLAASLAVALAVKILLGEKVKSEMIFFDTKTLDFEKIEIPRRDDCEVCVRHNFTFLEKQMKIERMCDGSIQVTPPEKMSVNLDELAKRLEALGKEYLKTSQFIQFEDDYAEILIFKSGRMVVRGAEDEKEAKNFFARYLGG; encoded by the coding sequence ATGAGAATGGAGATATTTTCGAGGCACTTCCCAATCATCGGTTTAGAAGGTCAAAAGAAGCTCATGAAATCTAAAGTTGCAGTAGTAGGTGCTGGTGCTCTTGGGAGCTGGGAGGTTTATTTTCTGAAAAAAGTGGGCGTTGGTGAGATTATAGTCGTTGATAGGGACTTTGTGGATTACAATGACCTACCGAGAACTATCTATGACGAAGAAGATGTGGAAAAACCAAAGGTTGAAGTTCTAAAGGAAAAATTCGGCGTTAAGGGTTATTTTGAGGACTTAAATCCATCAACTGTAAGCCTCTTGGATGAAGCTGACTTGATTATTGACGGAACAGACAACATCTACACGCGCCAAGTCATAAACGACTACTGCGTTAAGAACGGCAAACCGTGGATTTATGTTGGAGTCTTAAGCACTTATGGCAATATAATGCCAATAATCCCAGGGAAGACTGCCTGCTTCCGCTGTCTGATGCCCAAACTGCCCTCAAGACCTATGCCTACTTGTGCAGTCGCTGGAATAATGAGCTATGTTCCTCCTTTGGCTGCATCACTAGCTGTTGCCTTAGCTGTGAAAATTCTCTTGGGAGAGAAAGTGAAGAGTGAGATGATATTCTTTGATACAAAGACCTTAGATTTTGAGAAGATAGAGATTCCAAGAAGAGATGACTGTGAAGTCTGCGTTAGGCACAACTTCACGTTCTTGGAAAAGCAGATGAAAATTGAGAGGATGTGCGACGGCTCAATCCAAGTAACACCACCTGAGAAGATGTCTGTAAACCTTGATGAGCTGGCTAAGAGGCTTGAAGCTCTGGGTAAGGAATACCTCAAGACTTCGCAGTTCATACAGTTTGAGGATGACTATGCTGAAATTCTAATCTTTAAGAGCGGAAGGATGGTAGTTAGAGGAGCAGAAGACGAAAAAGAAGCTAAAAACTTCTTTGCACGTTATTTAGGTGGTTGA
- a CDS encoding ferritin has translation MLSERMLKALNEQLNRELYSAYLYFAMAAYFEDLNLEGFANWMKAQAEEELGHALRFYNYIYDRNGRVELKVIEQPPKEWESPLAAFEAAYKHEQFISKCINELAALAEEEKDYSTRAFLEWFINEQVEEEANVKKIVDKLKFAKDSPQVLFMLDQELGQRQPQLPNLLLQAGG, from the coding sequence ATGCTGAGCGAAAGAATGTTGAAAGCCCTAAATGAGCAGCTCAACAGGGAGCTGTATTCTGCATATCTATACTTTGCAATGGCAGCCTATTTTGAGGATCTTAACTTAGAAGGCTTCGCTAACTGGATGAAGGCACAAGCTGAGGAAGAGCTTGGACATGCACTCAGATTCTACAATTACATCTATGACAGAAATGGTAGGGTAGAGCTGAAAGTGATAGAGCAGCCGCCAAAGGAGTGGGAATCCCCGCTGGCAGCATTTGAGGCTGCATACAAGCATGAGCAGTTCATAAGTAAGTGCATAAACGAGTTAGCAGCTTTAGCAGAGGAGGAAAAGGACTACTCAACGAGGGCATTCCTTGAGTGGTTCATAAACGAACAGGTCGAAGAAGAGGCTAACGTCAAGAAGATTGTTGATAAGCTCAAGTTTGCAAAGGACAGTCCGCAAGTGCTTTTCATGCTTGACCAGGAGCTCGGCCAGAGACAGCCGCAGCTTCCAAATCTTCTCCTTCAAGCGGGAGGCTGA
- a CDS encoding M48 family metallopeptidase → MHEIEINGRKIKYELILRPVRYVRIYIQPEGYLRIVSPTQNVKPLLKSREGWILKNLEKVEKGKILASQGFPLFGKFYEIWECQKTKIFTDVICVSNLESLKRIIKKELKKKVEEIIEKRAEQIGGKPNKVFIRVQRNKWGSCSSKRNLSLNITLAALPEELLDYVITHELAHLVELNHSKRFWKLVAKAHPDYKKKREELKLWWVIVNNNELWKKILGE, encoded by the coding sequence ATGCATGAAATTGAAATTAACGGCAGAAAAATTAAATACGAGCTCATTTTACGGCCTGTTCGCTATGTAAGGATTTACATTCAGCCTGAGGGTTATCTGAGGATAGTTTCCCCAACTCAGAATGTAAAGCCCCTTCTAAAATCAAGGGAAGGATGGATTTTAAAAAATCTTGAAAAAGTTGAGAAGGGTAAAATATTAGCATCTCAGGGGTTTCCCCTTTTTGGAAAATTTTATGAGATCTGGGAATGTCAAAAAACTAAAATTTTCACTGATGTCATTTGTGTTTCAAATCTTGAAAGTCTGAAAAGAATTATCAAGAAAGAGCTTAAGAAAAAGGTCGAGGAAATAATTGAGAAAAGGGCAGAACAAATTGGGGGAAAACCAAATAAAGTGTTTATTAGAGTCCAGCGAAATAAATGGGGAAGCTGTTCATCAAAAAGAAACCTAAGCTTGAACATAACACTCGCAGCCCTCCCAGAAGAGCTTTTGGATTATGTGATAACCCATGAGCTTGCCCATCTAGTGGAGCTGAACCACTCCAAACGCTTCTGGAAGCTTGTAGCAAAAGCTCATCCCGACTATAAGAAGAAGAGGGAAGAGCTAAAGCTGTGGTGGGTAATCGTTAATAATAACGAGCTGTGGAAAAAGATTTTGGGTGAGTAA